A DNA window from Buttiauxella agrestis contains the following coding sequences:
- a CDS encoding NCS2 family permease yields the protein MSQPQSTPAANPGLLERVFKLREHGTTARTEVIAGLTTFLTMVYIVFVNPQILGAAGMDTQAVFVTTCLIAALGSILMGIFANLPVALAPAMGLNAFFAFVVVGAMGISWQVGMGAIFWGAVGLLLLTIFRVRYWMIANIPVSLRVGITSGIGLFIGMMGLKNAGIIVANKDTLVTIGNLTSHSVLLGALGFFIIAILASRNIHAAVLVSIVVTTLLGWMMGDVQYHGIVSAPPSVLSVVGQVDLAGSLNIGLAGVIFSFMLVNLFDSSGTLIGVTDKAGLADEKGKFPRMKQALYVDSVSSVAGAFIGTSSVTAYIESSSGVSVGGRTGLTAVIVGLLFLLVIFLSPLAGMVPAYAAAGALIYVGVLMTSSLSRVKWDDLTEAVPAFITAVMMPFSFSITEGIALGFISYCVMKLGTGRWREISPCVIVVALMFVLKIVFIDAH from the coding sequence ATGAGCCAACCACAATCTACTCCGGCCGCAAATCCGGGGCTGCTCGAGCGCGTGTTTAAACTGCGCGAACACGGCACCACGGCCCGCACTGAAGTGATCGCCGGTCTCACGACCTTCCTGACGATGGTGTATATCGTTTTCGTCAACCCGCAGATCCTTGGCGCCGCTGGTATGGATACCCAGGCCGTTTTCGTCACCACCTGTTTGATTGCCGCATTAGGTAGCATCCTGATGGGTATTTTCGCCAACCTGCCCGTTGCACTGGCTCCGGCCATGGGCCTGAATGCGTTCTTCGCCTTTGTGGTGGTTGGCGCGATGGGGATTTCCTGGCAAGTCGGTATGGGTGCCATTTTCTGGGGTGCAGTCGGTTTGCTGTTGCTGACTATTTTCCGCGTGCGTTACTGGATGATTGCCAATATTCCGGTGAGTTTGCGTGTCGGTATCACCAGTGGTATCGGGCTGTTCATCGGCATGATGGGCCTGAAAAACGCCGGTATTATCGTGGCTAACAAAGATACGTTAGTGACCATCGGCAACCTGACTTCGCACAGCGTTCTGCTGGGCGCGCTGGGCTTCTTTATCATCGCTATTCTGGCTTCGCGTAACATCCACGCAGCTGTGCTGGTATCCATCGTGGTGACAACATTGCTGGGCTGGATGATGGGCGATGTGCAATATCATGGCATCGTTTCTGCGCCACCAAGCGTGCTGTCCGTTGTCGGTCAGGTGGATTTAGCCGGTTCTCTGAACATTGGCCTGGCAGGCGTTATCTTCTCCTTTATGCTGGTTAACCTGTTTGACTCCTCCGGCACGCTGATTGGCGTAACGGATAAAGCAGGCCTTGCCGACGAAAAAGGAAAATTCCCACGCATGAAGCAGGCGCTGTACGTTGATAGCGTCTCCTCTGTTGCGGGCGCGTTTATCGGAACATCTTCCGTTACGGCCTATATCGAGAGTTCTTCTGGCGTGTCTGTTGGCGGGCGCACTGGCCTGACGGCGGTGATCGTGGGCTTGTTGTTCTTGCTGGTTATCTTCCTGTCACCATTGGCGGGCATGGTTCCGGCATATGCGGCAGCAGGCGCTCTGATTTACGTTGGCGTGTTGATGACTTCCAGCTTGTCGCGCGTGAAGTGGGATGATCTGACCGAAGCGGTTCCGGCGTTTATTACCGCGGTAATGATGCCATTTAGCTTCTCCATCACCGAAGGTATCGCACTGGGCTTCATCTCATATTGCGTGATGAAACTCGGCACCGGTCGCTGGCGTGAAATCAGCCCATGCGTGATTGTCGTGGCGCTGATGTTTGTTCTGAAAATCGTCTTTATCGACGCACACTAA
- the yieH gene encoding 6-phosphogluconate phosphatase — protein sequence MSRIDAVFFDCDGTLVDSEVICSKAYVHMFAQYGIELALEEVHKTFKGIKLYEIIDTINAQHGVSLPKEELEPIYRAEVSRLFDSELVEIEGAAALVDQIKVPMCIVSNGPVSKMNHSLGKTGMLHHFPDKLFSGYDIQLWKPDPALMFHAADAMRVDVKNCVLVDDSMAGAQSGIAAGMEVFYFCADPHNKPIDHPKVTTFTDLAQLPELWRARGWNITG from the coding sequence ATGTCCCGGATAGATGCGGTGTTCTTCGACTGCGATGGCACGCTGGTTGATAGTGAGGTTATTTGCTCCAAAGCCTACGTGCATATGTTTGCGCAATACGGCATCGAGCTTGCGCTCGAGGAGGTTCATAAGACCTTTAAAGGGATCAAGCTCTACGAGATCATCGACACGATCAATGCCCAACATGGAGTGAGCTTGCCAAAAGAGGAACTGGAGCCGATTTATCGCGCCGAAGTTTCACGGCTATTCGACAGCGAACTGGTGGAGATTGAAGGTGCCGCAGCCTTAGTCGACCAAATCAAGGTGCCGATGTGTATTGTCTCCAATGGCCCGGTCAGCAAGATGAATCATTCGCTGGGCAAAACCGGAATGCTCCACCATTTCCCGGACAAACTGTTTAGCGGCTACGATATTCAGCTGTGGAAACCGGACCCGGCACTGATGTTCCACGCCGCCGACGCCATGCGTGTTGATGTGAAAAACTGTGTGCTGGTGGATGATTCGATGGCGGGTGCGCAATCAGGAATTGCCGCAGGCATGGAAGTTTTCTATTTTTGTGCCGACCCGCATAACAAGCCGATTGATCACCCGAAAGTGACGACGTTTACCGATTTAGCGCAGTTGCCGGAGTTATGGCGGGCGCGAGGTTGGAATATTACGGGTTAA